The following are encoded together in the Triticum dicoccoides isolate Atlit2015 ecotype Zavitan chromosome 6B, WEW_v2.0, whole genome shotgun sequence genome:
- the LOC119325205 gene encoding 3-oxoacyl-[acyl-carrier-protein] synthase, mitochondrial-like isoform X2: MPRGGRWSSSHPGSPPPCRAGRARPSSTRRRGPSRSISGFIAYALCAADEALRDANWLPSENEKKGRTGVSIGGGIGSISDILDASQLIAENRLRRLSPFFIPKILINMASGHVSMKYGFQGPNHAAVTACATGAHSIGDATRMIQFGDADVMVAGGTESSIDALSIAGFSRLRALSTKYNSLPQASSRPFDCGRDGFVIGEGCGVMVLEALDHAMERGAKIYAEVRGYGMSGDAHHITQPQNDGRGAILAMERALEQSGLQADQIDYLNAHATSTPLGDAVEATAIKSVFGHHATSGGLALSSTKGAIGHLLGAAGSVEAIFTVLAIHHGVAPPTLNLEQPDPLFESAFMPLTAAKKMPIRAAISNSFGFGGTNASLLFSCPP; this comes from the exons ATGCCGCGGGGAGGACGTTGGAGCAGCTCCCATCCAgggtcgccgccgccgtgccgcgcGGGAAGGgcgaggccgagttcgacgaggagGCGTGGACCAAG TAGATCTATATCGGGATTTATAGCATATGCTCTATGTGCAGCTGATGAGGCTTTGAGAGATGCAAATTGGTTGCCTTCAGAAAATGAGAAGAAGGGAAGAACG GGTGTTTCAATTGGTGGGGGAATCGGAAGCATCTCAGACATTTTAGATGCATCACAGCTGATTGCTGAAAAT CGTCTACGCCGTCTCAGCCCATTCTTCATCCCCAAGATTTTGATCAACATGGCATCAGGTCATGTCAGCATGAAATATGGTTTCCAG GGTCCAAACCATGCTGCCGTGACAGCTTGTGCCACAGGCGCTCACTCTATTGGTGATGCTACACGGATGATTCAATTTGGAGATGCAGATGTGATGGTGGCTGGAGGAACAGAGTCTAGTATTGATGCTTTATCTATAGCTGGATTTTCTAG GTTAAGGGCATTGTCTacaaagtataactctcttccaCAAGCATCTTCGAGGCCATTTGATTGTGGCAGAGATGGATTTGT GATTGGTGAAGGTTGTGGAGTCATGGTGTTGGAG GCACTTGACCATGCAATGGAACGAGGCGCAAAAATTTATGCAGAAGTTCGAGGCTATGGCATGTCTG GTGATGCACACCACATAACTCAGCCACAAAATGATGGTAGAGGTGCTATCTTAGCCATGGAAAGGGCATTGGAACAG TCAGGGCTTCAGGCAGATCAAATTGATTATTTGAACGCGCATGCAACATCAACCCCTCTCG GGGATGCTGTCGAGGCAACTGCAATAAAATCTGTCTTTGGCCACCACGCGACATCCGGTGGTCTTGCGTTATCCTCAACTAAG GGAGCAATCGGTCATCTGCTAGGGGCGGCTGGATCAGTGGAAGCAATCTTCACCGTGCTAGCAATCCACCAT GGAGTGGCGCCGCCCACGCTCAACCTGGAGCAGCCCGATCCACTGTTCGAAAGCGCGTTCATGCCTCTAACCGCCGCCAAGAAGATGCCGATACGGGCCGCCATCTCGAATTCCTTCGGGTTTGGTGGAACCAACGCGTCACTGCTGTTCTCGTGTCCGCCCTAG
- the LOC119325512 gene encoding protein WVD2-like 7 encodes MAAEVGQPFSGWSHSDSPYNDLCTQDDSVQKMVLDHGSGSFGRFAEESLSWENRSVFEHNRRQEEISKLTLPGLVAQKKAFLEEYYKRKAQKAKLLTEATLEERSDGDTLDHSRQEDDSHAVAPEDPVDTAPGFSCQPSTGVSSSDENKRSEPHGIGYLTFNPLFSRITGSQGIQDEEASSTAQNQHVDGEFRCAMRTSKHGLNQETVERKVLAPKHVVSTDYGESNVAASRIILPIASLKAGVKKQEPRKSIAAAVINGLTKGAKDPSSCLVQIPRVHLRRNSENMNSEDLKDPFHKRVEMKLRALSDRMSAEKAAASSRSSPYQNADRAAISSRSALCQNTDRVVAPSKSATQASHKFLKEVQPAATLPRTNFYNKGSSVSHVASSNSSNTGKLATRSSVMPNSPQNNAKPLQAAQVASKRGTGLISTSNGSQNKRKQLSTPAASVGNSCTRGSMHISAPTSARSSSSGIRPYKAAKALRISNGRNAAVKTEMLQKSTTYETHSVGGRNALSKVTVNGNEQNRKVISSRDGKRSNLACKSKPRQERPRWR; translated from the exons ATGGCTGCTGAAGTGGGGCAGCCGTTCAGTGGATGGTCACACTCAGATTCGCCCTACAACGACCTCTGCACACAG GACGATTCAGTTCAGAAAATGGTGCTTGATCATGGTTCGGGATCATTTGGTAGATTTGCAGAAGAGTCTTTGTCATGGGAAAACAGATCAGTATTTGAACACAACAGACGTCAGGAGGAGATAAGCAAACTCACACTGCCTGGTTTAGTTGCACAAAAGAAGGCATTTTTGGAAGAATATTACAAGAGGAAGGCTCAGAAAGCTAAACTTCTCACTGAAGCCACATTGGAAGAAAGGAGTGATGGCGACACTCTGGACCATAGTAGGCAGGAAGATGATTCACATGCAGTTGCTCCCGAAGATCCTGTGGATACTGCTCCAGGCTTCAGTTGTCAACCATCTACTGGAGTGAGCTCATCGGATGAGAATAAACGCTCTGAACCCCATGGGATAGGATACTTGACATTCAATCCTCTGTTTTCTCGGATAACAGGGTCACAAGGTATTCAAGATGAGGAGGCATCTAGTACTGCTCAAAATCAACATGTTGATGGTGAGTTTCGGTGCGCTATGCGCACGAGTAAACATGGTCTCAACCAGGAAACCGTGGAGAGAAAGGTTCTTGCACCAAAGCATGTGGTTTCAACTGATTATGGTGAAAGTAATGTTGCTGCGTCGAGAATTATCTTGCCTATAGCAAGTTTGAAAGCTGGTGTTAAGAAACAGGAGCCAAGAAAGAGCATAGCGGCAGCTGTCATTAACGGGTTGACAAAGGGGGCCAAG GACCCATCAAGTTGTCTTGTCCAAATTCCGAGAGTACATTTAAGAAGAAACTCAGAAAACATGAACTCTGAAGACTTGAAGGATCCTTTCCACAAGAGGGTTGAGATGAAATTGCGTGCTTTATCTGATAGGATGAGTGCTGAGAAAGCTGCTGCCTCTTCTAGATCTTCTCCGTACCAAAATGCTGATAGAGCTGCCATTTCTTCCAGATCTGCTTTGTGCCAGAACACTGATAGAGTCGTTGCACCATCTAAATCAGCTACACAAGCTTCTCACAAGTTTTTGAAAGAAGTACAGCCTGCAGCTACCCTTCCTCGTACAAATTTCTACAACAAGGGATCGTCTGTTTCTCATGTTGCCTCTAGCAACAGCAGTAATACTGGGAAGCTGGCTACTAGAAGCTCAGTTATGCCCAATTCACCTCAAAATAATGCAAAACCCTTGCAGGCTGCTCAG GTCGCATCGAAAAGAGGCACAGGTCTTATCAGTACAAGCAATGGATCGCAGAACAAAAG GAAGCAGCTGAGCACGCCAGCGGCATCGGTTGGAAATTCCTGTACTAGAGGATCTATGCACATATCTGCACCCACAAGTGCAAG AAGTAGCAGCAGCGGCATCCGACCTTACAAAGCTGCAAAGGCACTCCGGATTTCCAACGGGAGGAACGCAGCGGTTAAG ACTGAAATGCTGCAGAAGTCCACAACATATGAAACCCATTCTGTTGGAGGAAGGAATGCTTTGTCAAAAGTTACTGTAAACGGCAACGAACAAAACAGAAAG GTAATCTCGTCGCGTGATGGCAAGAGGAGCAACCTGGCGTGCAAGAGCAAGCCAAG ACAGGAGAGGCCGCGATGGCGATGA
- the LOC119325205 gene encoding 3-oxoacyl-[acyl-carrier-protein] synthase, mitochondrial-like isoform X1 yields the protein MSMLRRALLLGHRLRRGFSSGADLPPPRPSASRRVVVTGLGAVTPLGRGVGSTWDRLVAGDCAVRALAAEDLRLTGDAAGRTLEQLPSRVAAAVPRGKGEAEFDEEAWTKDSRSISGFIAYALCAADEALRDANWLPSENEKKGRTGVSIGGGIGSISDILDASQLIAENRLRRLSPFFIPKILINMASGHVSMKYGFQGPNHAAVTACATGAHSIGDATRMIQFGDADVMVAGGTESSIDALSIAGFSRLRALSTKYNSLPQASSRPFDCGRDGFVIGEGCGVMVLEALDHAMERGAKIYAEVRGYGMSGDAHHITQPQNDGRGAILAMERALEQSGLQADQIDYLNAHATSTPLGDAVEATAIKSVFGHHATSGGLALSSTKGAIGHLLGAAGSVEAIFTVLAIHHGVAPPTLNLEQPDPLFESAFMPLTAAKKMPIRAAISNSFGFGGTNASLLFSCPP from the exons ATGAGCATGCTCCGCCGCGCTCTCCTGCTCGGCCACCGCCTCCGCCGAGGCTTCTCCTCGGGTGCGGACCTGCCTCCGCCGCGCCCATCTGCCAGCCGCCGCGTGGTCGTGACGGGGCTGGGGGCCGTCACGCCACTCGGCCGCGGCGTCGGGTCCACCTGGGACCGCCTCGTGGCCGGAGACTGCGCGGTGCGCGCGCTCGCCGCGGAGGACCTACGCCTCACCGGGGATGCCGCGGGGAGGACGTTGGAGCAGCTCCCATCCAgggtcgccgccgccgtgccgcgcGGGAAGGgcgaggccgagttcgacgaggagGCGTGGACCAAG GACAGTAGATCTATATCGGGATTTATAGCATATGCTCTATGTGCAGCTGATGAGGCTTTGAGAGATGCAAATTGGTTGCCTTCAGAAAATGAGAAGAAGGGAAGAACG GGTGTTTCAATTGGTGGGGGAATCGGAAGCATCTCAGACATTTTAGATGCATCACAGCTGATTGCTGAAAAT CGTCTACGCCGTCTCAGCCCATTCTTCATCCCCAAGATTTTGATCAACATGGCATCAGGTCATGTCAGCATGAAATATGGTTTCCAG GGTCCAAACCATGCTGCCGTGACAGCTTGTGCCACAGGCGCTCACTCTATTGGTGATGCTACACGGATGATTCAATTTGGAGATGCAGATGTGATGGTGGCTGGAGGAACAGAGTCTAGTATTGATGCTTTATCTATAGCTGGATTTTCTAG GTTAAGGGCATTGTCTacaaagtataactctcttccaCAAGCATCTTCGAGGCCATTTGATTGTGGCAGAGATGGATTTGT GATTGGTGAAGGTTGTGGAGTCATGGTGTTGGAG GCACTTGACCATGCAATGGAACGAGGCGCAAAAATTTATGCAGAAGTTCGAGGCTATGGCATGTCTG GTGATGCACACCACATAACTCAGCCACAAAATGATGGTAGAGGTGCTATCTTAGCCATGGAAAGGGCATTGGAACAG TCAGGGCTTCAGGCAGATCAAATTGATTATTTGAACGCGCATGCAACATCAACCCCTCTCG GGGATGCTGTCGAGGCAACTGCAATAAAATCTGTCTTTGGCCACCACGCGACATCCGGTGGTCTTGCGTTATCCTCAACTAAG GGAGCAATCGGTCATCTGCTAGGGGCGGCTGGATCAGTGGAAGCAATCTTCACCGTGCTAGCAATCCACCAT GGAGTGGCGCCGCCCACGCTCAACCTGGAGCAGCCCGATCCACTGTTCGAAAGCGCGTTCATGCCTCTAACCGCCGCCAAGAAGATGCCGATACGGGCCGCCATCTCGAATTCCTTCGGGTTTGGTGGAACCAACGCGTCACTGCTGTTCTCGTGTCCGCCCTAG